Proteins found in one Pseudoxanthomonas sp. SL93 genomic segment:
- a CDS encoding YadA-like family protein, with amino-acid sequence MKRHASARNPLSSNPSRRAPDHRPFPFARTHRLAAAIVWLTAPALAFAQQVCDGPTPVPTATGTSAFACGDGATANGNGTTAIGSGANAFGEASLALGALSSATADQTLAIGTGASANALGAQAFGIGAQASGERSLVVGGGAQATAADSLALGNLSRSQATNAIAFGNNALAGATAVNGIALGNNSQVQGDSATAFGNNANANGLGAIAFGGGSIGAGEGATAFGLNANASGASAVAVGAQSTSSNNASTAVGNFAQATGIGSVAMGYDARATTDASTAIGAASRASGATSTALGVFAEALNTNTVAIGYSATANGTDSIVMGSNADVTALGVNGIAIGNGSRADNSDATAVGTGADANGQNSVAVGTNAQATGPNASSIGDNSVAQGSNSVALGSSARATGNVSTALGQNSVASGTRSVALGQSADATATDALAVGNNAQATAVDAISLGRSANAAQTSSMALGTGAFANATNSVALGADSTSDRANTVSVGNTTTLRQIVRLAAGTEDTDAVNVSQLDTLAQALGGGADFSGGIFTPPTYVIQGSSYNNVGSAFAAVDARLTALNTRIDNIPAGPQGPSGPTGPQGPEGPSGPTGPQGPDGPTGPQGPSGPQGPQGPGANPLAVAYDDAEQGAITLAGDGGSRVANVAAGVTATDAVNKGQMDAGDAAAVGTANGYTDAREAAVRQDVQDDIDAGDATTLSSANAYTDARFQQAVAAPMAAIDELRSDMEWRFDRQDQRIERQGAMNAAMLNMATSTAGVRTQNRVGVGIGFQGGEQALSIGYQRAISDRATVTFGGAFSGSESSAGVGVGFGW; translated from the coding sequence ATGAAACGCCACGCATCTGCACGCAACCCGCTCTCGTCGAACCCGTCGCGCCGGGCGCCGGATCACCGTCCGTTTCCGTTCGCGCGTACCCATCGGCTTGCCGCCGCCATCGTGTGGCTGACGGCGCCCGCCCTAGCGTTCGCACAGCAGGTGTGCGACGGCCCGACGCCCGTGCCCACGGCGACAGGCACCAGCGCCTTCGCCTGCGGTGACGGCGCGACCGCGAATGGCAACGGCACCACCGCCATCGGTTCCGGCGCGAACGCCTTCGGTGAGGCATCGCTCGCCCTGGGTGCATTGAGCAGCGCCACGGCCGACCAGACCCTGGCCATCGGCACCGGCGCGTCGGCCAATGCCCTTGGCGCGCAGGCGTTCGGCATCGGCGCACAGGCCAGCGGCGAACGCAGCCTGGTCGTCGGCGGTGGTGCACAGGCGACTGCGGCGGACAGCCTGGCGTTGGGCAACCTGTCGCGCTCGCAGGCCACCAACGCCATCGCGTTCGGCAACAATGCGCTGGCCGGCGCCACCGCGGTCAACGGCATCGCGCTGGGCAACAACAGCCAGGTGCAGGGCGACAGCGCCACCGCGTTCGGCAACAACGCCAACGCCAACGGCCTGGGCGCGATCGCCTTCGGCGGCGGATCCATCGGCGCTGGCGAAGGCGCCACGGCGTTCGGCCTGAACGCCAACGCCAGCGGCGCCTCCGCGGTGGCGGTGGGCGCGCAAAGCACGTCCTCCAACAATGCCAGCACGGCGGTGGGCAATTTCGCCCAGGCCACCGGCATCGGTAGCGTGGCGATGGGGTACGACGCCCGCGCCACGACCGACGCCAGCACGGCGATCGGCGCGGCGTCACGGGCCAGCGGCGCGACCAGCACCGCACTGGGCGTGTTCGCCGAAGCGCTGAACACCAACACGGTCGCGATCGGTTACTCGGCCACCGCCAACGGCACGGACAGCATCGTGATGGGCAGCAATGCGGATGTCACCGCGCTGGGCGTCAACGGCATTGCGATAGGCAACGGCAGCCGCGCCGACAACAGCGATGCGACCGCCGTCGGCACCGGCGCCGATGCGAATGGACAGAACAGCGTCGCGGTGGGTACCAATGCGCAGGCCACCGGGCCCAACGCGAGCTCCATCGGCGACAACTCCGTGGCTCAGGGCAGCAATTCCGTGGCGCTGGGCAGCTCGGCGCGTGCCACCGGCAATGTCAGCACGGCGCTGGGGCAGAATTCGGTGGCATCAGGCACGCGCAGCGTGGCGCTTGGCCAGTCGGCGGATGCGACCGCCACCGATGCGCTGGCCGTGGGCAACAACGCGCAGGCGACGGCGGTGGATGCGATTTCGCTGGGGCGTTCCGCCAATGCCGCGCAGACTTCCAGCATGGCGCTGGGGACGGGGGCGTTCGCCAACGCCACCAACTCGGTCGCGCTGGGCGCGGACTCGACCAGCGACCGTGCCAACACGGTGTCGGTGGGCAACACCACCACGCTGCGCCAGATCGTCCGGCTGGCGGCGGGCACGGAAGACACCGATGCGGTCAACGTGTCGCAGCTCGACACGCTGGCGCAGGCGCTCGGCGGAGGCGCGGACTTCAGTGGGGGCATCTTCACGCCGCCCACGTACGTCATCCAGGGCAGCAGTTACAACAACGTGGGCTCCGCCTTCGCTGCCGTGGATGCGCGGTTGACGGCGTTGAACACGCGCATCGACAACATTCCCGCCGGGCCACAGGGGCCTTCCGGGCCCACTGGCCCCCAAGGTCCTGAAGGACCTTCCGGGCCGACCGGTCCACAGGGGCCTGACGGCCCGACGGGACCGCAGGGACCAAGCGGGCCGCAGGGACCACAGGGACCGGGTGCCAACCCTCTGGCGGTGGCCTATGACGATGCGGAACAGGGCGCGATCACCCTGGCAGGCGATGGCGGTTCGCGCGTGGCCAACGTGGCGGCCGGCGTCACCGCCACCGATGCGGTGAACAAGGGCCAGATGGATGCAGGGGATGCCGCGGCGGTTGGCACGGCCAACGGTTACACCGACGCACGCGAAGCGGCGGTGCGGCAGGACGTGCAGGACGACATCGACGCAGGCGACGCCACCACCCTGTCATCCGCCAACGCCTATACCGATGCCCGCTTCCAGCAGGCGGTCGCCGCGCCGATGGCGGCCATCGACGAACTGCGCAGCGACATGGAATGGCGGTTCGACCGGCAGGATCAACGTATCGAACGCCAAGGTGCGATGAATGCCGCCATGTTGAACATGGCCACCAGCACGGCCGGTGTGCGCACACAGAACCGCGTGGGCGTGGGCATCGGCTTCCAGGGCGGTGAGCAGGCGCTGTCGATCGGCTACCAGCGGGCGATTTCGGATCGCGCCACGGTGACGTTCGGCGGTGCATTCAGTGGTTCGGAGAGTTCGGCCGGCGTGGGCGTCGGCTTTGGCTGGTAA